Sequence from the Festucalex cinctus isolate MCC-2025b chromosome 21, RoL_Fcin_1.0, whole genome shotgun sequence genome:
tattttatttttttttattttctcagttTAGCCtagagtttttaatttttttttttaaataatgtgatGTCACATATCATCAGGATTCATTTTTAACTATCTTTTGAGTATGTCtggatgtacagtattttatggatttaaaaaaatatataattgttaAAAATGTATTGCCATGCAACTCACCAATTTTTCAAGATGTGAGAGACAGATTGGCAGATAGTAAAcaatttctcaaaaaaaaaaaagaagcctcaaGCGGGTAATTGCCGCGCCCAGTTGCTGTTTAGCGTGAAACAAACGACACTTTGCGTATTTAAACCCCCCAAATTGACTTTCAGTCCGCCCGCCGAATGCTAACGAATAGCATCGGTCCGTGATGAAGATGCCAAGATGGTGGCACTCGAAAGTGATAAGACGCTGATAAATCACATGACAGGCGGCAGGCGGGCGTCCTATCAGCTCGGAATATTTTTGGACGACAAACAGCTTCCTGTTCTCCCCTCCTGACAAACCAATCAactcatctttttcttttttttttcttttttttaaccaaaccaGTTAGACTCCCTTtatgcagttaaaaaaacaaaacaaaacaaaacatttaaaaaaaaatgatttttgtggTGTGCGTTTGTGTCCACAGCGGAGAAGGTGTCGTCTTTAGGCAAAGACTGGCACAAGTTCTGTCTGAAATGCGAACAATGTAGCAAGACGCTGAACCCTGGTGGCCACGCAGAGGTGATGATAAATGAATAACATCGTTGCAGGAGCATGATTAATAtgtaacattattcaacaatgaGGCATGAATAACATAAGTAGCAAGCTACCATGCTAGCTAGTTGACTAGCAAACCAACTTGCGAGCTAGCTGCTAAGCTAGCTAAATAGCTAACTTGCTAGATAGCTCGCTCGCTAACAATTTAGTGTGTGGGATATTTTGATATGTGACATTTAACGTGACGCGATTATGATACGACTTCAAACAAGATATGATTAACGTGCgacatcataaacataaaattacaattaatagTAGCACGATTAATATGCAACATTCAACAATGTGGCATGAATAACACAAGTAGCTAGCTAATAAATGTGCTAGCTAGTTGATTAGCAAACTAACTTGCTAAGCTAGCTAAATAACTGACTTgcaagttagctagctagctaacaaacaACTTAGTGTGTGCTTTATTTTGATATGTAACGTTCAACGTGGGATCATTTCACGTGATGCGATTATGATACGACTTCAAAAATATGATTAATGTGTGACATTAACATAAGACTCCAATTAAAGattgaattttaatggcttagtagtaatagtagcacGATTAATATGAAACATTAATCAACATCGTGGCATGAATAACATAAGTAGCTAGCTAACGTGCTAGCTAGTTGACTAGCAAACTAACTTGCTAGCTAGTTAACAATTTAATGTGACATTTAACATGTGACGTGATTATGATACGACTTCAAAGATATGATTAAGGCGTGACATCATTAACATAAGACGACAATTAACGTTTGAATTGTAATGGATTAGTATGACGCAATCACGTTTCTTCTTTTACGTACTTTGCAGCATGAGGGGAAGCCTTTCTGCCACAAGCCGTGCTACGCTGCCCTCTACGGACCAAAAGGTGAATTTTACTGtatgcgtttaaaaaaacaattcatcATATGTGACCCGTTTTTGAATGCGTTTCCAGGAGTGAACATCGGCGGAGCCGGCTCCTACGTTTACAGCGCCACCGCCAACGAGGCCCCGGCAGCCGTTACCTTGGCAACCAAAGCGGGGGAGGAGAAAAAAGTCGCCTCTCGGGGACCAGTGAAGGGTGAGAAATATGTGgaataaaaatagaaagaaatgTCGCTtgctgagggggggggggagacagtTGTGCGAGGAcagtggtggggaaaaaaaaaaaaaaagctccatctCAACCCATTAACTACTATTGGCGCTAATTTATTGCTAACCTACCCAACACATAACCCAAATCTTGTTCCTTTcttaatcatgtttttttgtttctttccgcACAGCCGCCAGTTTCTCTGCAGCCTCTGCGGGACCGAACATCTGCCCCGGTTGCAACAAGACGGTCTACTTTGGTGAGTGCGCTCATCCCCACTGTAAGGTCAGGGGTCACGGGCACCgctgtaaaatacaatttttacgAAACGTTCACGGTTATTGCGAGGTAAACAAACTGCTGCCGTTTGTGTCCTCTCGACGCTGTTGTGGACATGAACGAGGTCGAAGTGCCACAAAGCGACacgtgtcatctttttttttgcccgaaGCCGCCCAACCCGAGAATCGTGTACACGGGTAACCATGGTAACCGAGTGCATTTGTCATGTGCGCGCAGCGGAGAAAGTGTCGTCGCTGGGGAAGAACTGGCACAAGCCGTGCCTGCGCTGCGAGAGATGCGGCAAGACTCTGACGGCCGGCGGTCACGCCGAGGTGAGGCAGGCAGGGGGCGCTCTGCCGCAATTTGTCTCCTTTTGGAAGAAAGCCGAAGAagtagtgatgtcatttttgatCGTTTTTACGTTTCAGCATGACGGGCAGCCATATTGCCACAAACCCTGCTACGCCGTGCTGTTCGGGCCAAAGGGTATGAAagcgcattttttttaaaaaaaaacatgaaaatatgaATTGTCCAAACGGTGGCTTTTGTTCGCAGGTGTGAACACGGGAGGCGTAGGCAGCTACATCTACGACAACCCTGAAGCTCaacactgaacaaaaaaaaatcaaaacactaTCTTGAAAAATGCTCTTCCACTTCCATTATTATATTCTATTATGAAAGCCTCTTAAGTATTATTTTGACAGACCCAAACCTGGATGTGACTTTTGCCAAATAACGAGTTATGTATTAGTCAAGCTCGGCacgcaaatgtaatattttaattcacgctgaaaatgttttctttgctGTACATTTAATAAAACCTCATACTGAAAATTGTTGACTGTCCTTCCAAGTAATCATTTTGTGTCAATCCCTGTTCACAGTAACAGTGTACAATTGCACTACATCACATTATTGAGTTTCTAATATCTTAACtcatgaagaggaaaaaaaatttcaaGTCAGACTTAAATATGTGCCGATGTACTATAAACctaaatataaacaaacaaatgaagcaGTTTATTAGTTTGAAAGAAACATTTTAGTCCTCTACACTACGTGTCCCGATTTCCCTTGCCGCAAGTTTCCGTTGGtaccaacttcaaaataaatgctATTGTCCTTTTTATGATGATTAGACATTAATCCACCAACAATTTCGGAACGTTTGGTTTAACTTTGTCATTAAACTCGATCATCTCCTTTGTGAATTGAATTTCTGAGGGAAGATTCTTACATGCTCGTAATGATGAAAACCAAAGCTGCGGAATATCACGTCATATTTTGAAAGAACACAAATCGACGCGCGCGTGTACTTCCGGGTTAATGTCGCGGTGAAGAATGGCGGAAGCTTCTTTCAGGTGCATCGAGTGTAACGAAAAGGCGACCGAGTTGCACCGGGATTACACCAACGGGATCCTGAAGATCACATTATGCGTACGTTCCATTGGAATATGTTACAATTGAGTTGTTTGGCTTGTCGTCGCCGTTTTTGTTGCGATGACACAAGCGAACCAACTCCATCAAAATAAAGCATCGTAGCGACAGGGCTCCTCGCACTTACGACGGCAAGGTTACGAACTACTTTGGAAGCACGTCGTGACtatttttcagatttatttttttgttaattctgATTTACAAGTTGTAGTTACAGAAATATTTACTGTTAATTATGACTTGCGTTCTTATTTAGGTATAAACGCCGATTGACGTACAGCGTCGTAAACGCGAGGACCTTCCGCGTTGTAGTAAGTATGTTGACGTCGTTGCCGTTTCCAAAAATGATAACTTAAAATGCACGAGTCAGTAAATCGCACACATAAATTAATGCATTAATTTTGGCCGTTTCCCAGTGTTCTTGCTTTCTAAATAATTTTACTAtcctggccttttttttttttttttaccagattCCACAAGGGGGCGCATATTTCCCATACAAACGGCAGGGACTTACATTTGTGGTTTTGCCTTGTTTCCAAAACTGCTTCCAAAATTGTATTGTAAAATTGTCCCTCCTCACTTGCTGTACTTAGTAAATAACCGactggtagttttttttaattttttttattttattttttttatttttttttacaaattgtgTCATGTCATGATACCTCAGAAAACAATTTAATGTAGCAATTTTGTATATACTTTGTATAATTTTGTAATACTGcaccgcccccccaccccccccccaaaaaaaacaaatcacttcaacaaatgtccaaccgccttattttttttattttttcgatcATCAAGAGTTCCTGCCAGAAGCCAGTGGACAAGTACATCGAATACGATCCGGTCATCATCCTGATCGACGCCATCTTGTGCAAGACTCAAGCCTTCAGACACATTTTGTTCAACACCAGCTTGGATGTAAGTAAACGAGgagaaaaaacccccccaagTGTCATTCCCGAATCCAAAGCGTTTTTCCGCCAGATCCACTGGAAGCTGTGCGTGTTCTGCCTGCTGTGCGAGGCCTACCTCAGGTGGTCGCTCGGGCACGGGTCCGAGTCCAGCGACGACCCCGCCGACATCATCCGCTACACCAAGGAGTGGGAGTTCTACCGCATGGTGGCCTTGGCAGCGCTGGGTAAGACTGGGGGAC
This genomic interval carries:
- the LOC144010279 gene encoding cysteine-rich protein 2-like encodes the protein MASTCPKCDKTVFFAEKVSSLGKDWHKFCLKCEQCSKTLNPGGHAEHEGKPFCHKPCYAALYGPKGVNIGGAGSYVYSATANEAPAAVTLATKAGEEKKVASRGPVKAASFSAASAGPNICPGCNKTVYFAEKVSSLGKNWHKPCLRCERCGKTLTAGGHAEHDGQPYCHKPCYAVLFGPKGVNTGGVGSYIYDNPEAQH
- the arv1 gene encoding protein ARV1 isoform X2 — translated: MAEASFRCIECNEKATELHRDYTNGILKITLCSSCQKPVDKYIEYDPVIILIDAILCKTQAFRHILFNTSLDIHWKLCVFCLLCEAYLRWSLGHGSESSDDPADIIRYTKEWEFYRMVALAALELLAFCGGVLVFLRLTAMASGGAHLHLLLRALLLSCYGKVLLVPAVIWEHDFLPLCLGFVKIFVLTSNTQAVRVILNCKKSSALWAVGAGLLSETVAARTCQTFVSAMREAAMFE